The Mycolicibacterium insubricum DNA segment TCGGGCCGTGCTCGGCCCGGCGCCGCGTCACCTCGGCGGCATCGAGTCCCAGCGGCCCGCAACCGAGTTCGTCGAGTACCTCCTGCGCCGCCATGCCGTGCCAGGACTTCCCGGATGGGCTCGTCGACCGCCCGGATTGCCGGTGCTGCTCGGTGAGGGCGTCCATGACACCCTCAGTCTGCGCTTCGGTGGGTGGCGCGCGACATCGGGCGCAACACCCATTCTTCCGGGGATCGGAGCCGTATGGACAAGCCGTCGCAGAGCACTCAGTCTGGATGGATGGACTGCCGGGCGTCGTTGCGGCGACGCGGCCACCCGACGGGCAACGCCGTGAACGCACTGTTCCTTCGGCTATTCACGATCAACGGCCTGATTTTCGCGGCGGGCACGCTGGTGCTGGCGATCTCGCCGGCGTCGGTGTCGTCGCGGGTTCAACCGGCCGAGATCCCGGTCCTGGTGGTCGGCCTGGTGCTGATGGTGGCCGCGAACGCGGTTCTGCTGCGTTCCAGTCTCGCGCCGCTGGACCGTCTGGTCGGCGCGATGCGCCGCGTCGACCCGCCGTCGGTGAGTGACCGCGTCCTCGACCGGGGCAACGGAGATCTCGATCACCTGATCTCGTCGTTCAACGCGATGCTCGACCGGATGGAGGCCGAGCGGGCGTCGGCCAATGCCGCCATCATCTCGGTGCAGGAGAACGAGCGGCAACGGATCGCCCGCGAGCTGCACGACGAGATGGGCCAGAGTCTGACCGTCGTACTGCTGACGCTGAAACGGACGATGGATCGTGCTCCGGACGCGTTGCGCGATGAACTGCACAGCATTCAGGAAACCGTGCGGGAGTGTCTCGACGAGGTCCGCGAGATGGCCCGACGGCTGCGGCCCGGCGTGCTGACCGATCTCGGCCTGCACAGCGCGCTCAACGCGTTGTGCAGCGAGTTCACCGCCGCGACGGGAATCGGGGTCGTCAAGCGTATCGGCGGGCAACCGTTGACCCCCGATGTTGAACTGGTCTGCTACCGGATAGCCCAGGAGAGCCTGACCAACGTCGCGCGTCATGCCCGGGCCAACCGCGTCACACTGGACCTGCACACCGACGTCGGGCAGCTGACCCTGCGCATCGTCGACGACGGCGTGGGCGGCATCTCCGACTACGGCGGCGGGATCACCGGGATGCGCGAACGCGCCCTGCTCGTCAACGGCCGATTCACAGTCTGCACCTCACCGGGCGGTGGCACCGAGGTCCGGCTGACCGTTCCGCTGACCCCGGAGCACCAGCGGTGACCGCCGCCTCGCCCGCGCGCATCGTGCTGGCCGACGACCACGCCCTGGTCCGCAGCGGGCTTCGGCTGATCCTGGACGCCGAGCCGGATCTCCAGGTGGTGGCCGAGGCCGCCGACGGATACGAAACGCTGGCCGTGCTCGACCACACCCCCGCCGATCTGGTGATCCTGGATATCGCGATGCCCCGGATGACGGGTCTGCAGGCGGCCCGGGAGATCCACCGCGCACACCCGCACCTGCGGATTCTCATCCTCTCGATGTACGACAACGAGCAGTACTTCTTCGAGGCGCTCAAGGCCGGCGCGTCCGGTTACGTGCTCAAATCGGTGGCCGACCGGGATCTTCTGGAGGCGTGCCGGGCGACGCTGCGCGGCGAGCCCTTTCTGTATCCGGGTGCCGTCACCGCCCTGATTCGCGAGTTTCTGCACCGCACCTCCCAGGGCGAAGCCCTGCCGGCCAATCTGTTGACACCCCGCGAGGAGGAGGTGCTCAAGCTGATCGCCGAAAGCTACTCCGCTCGTGAGATCGCCAAAACGCTGGGCATCAGTGCGAAGACCGTGGATCGTCACCGCGCCAACGTGCTGAAAAAACTCGGGCTGCGGGACCGCCTCGAACTCACCCGCTACGCCATCCGGGTGGGTCTGATCGAACCCTGAACCGGCGCCGGGCTATCCCAGCCGGGTCATCCAGCCGTGGGTGTCGGCGAAGGTGCCCCGCTGGATCCCGGTGAGGGTGTCGCGCAGCGCCATGGTCACCTCGCCGGGGGTGCCGTCGCCGATGGTGAACTCGCCGCCGTCGTAGCGGACGGTGGAGACCGGAGTGATGACGGCCGCCGTGCCGCAGGCGAACACCTCGGTGATCTCCCCGCTGGCCGCGCCCTTGCGCCACTCCTCGACGTCGATCTTGCGTTCCTCGACGGTGAATCCCGCATCAACGGCCAACTGCAGCAACGAATCCCGGGTGATTCCGGGCAGCAGTGAGCCGGACAGCTCGGGGGTGACCAGGCGCGCCGACCCCCCGCTGCCGAGGACGAAGAACAGGTTCATCCCGCCCATCTCCTCGACGTAGCGCCGCTCGGTGGCATCCAGCCACACCACCTGGTCGCAGCCCTGCTCGGCGGCCTGGGCCTGGGCCAGCAGCGACGCCGCGTAGTTGCCGCCGAACTTGGCCGCGCCGGTACCGCCGGGGCTGGCGCGGACGTACTCGGTGGACAGCCACACGCTGACCGGGGTGATCCCGCCGGAGAAGTAGGCGCCGGCCGGCGAGGCGATGACCAGGTAGCGGTACTGCTTGGCCGGGCGCACACCCAGTCCGGATTCGGTCGCGATGGCGAACGGCCGCAGGTAGAGCGCCGCTTCCCCGCCGGCGGCCGGCAC contains these protein-coding regions:
- a CDS encoding HAMP domain-containing sensor histidine kinase is translated as MDCRASLRRRGHPTGNAVNALFLRLFTINGLIFAAGTLVLAISPASVSSRVQPAEIPVLVVGLVLMVAANAVLLRSSLAPLDRLVGAMRRVDPPSVSDRVLDRGNGDLDHLISSFNAMLDRMEAERASANAAIISVQENERQRIARELHDEMGQSLTVVLLTLKRTMDRAPDALRDELHSIQETVRECLDEVREMARRLRPGVLTDLGLHSALNALCSEFTAATGIGVVKRIGGQPLTPDVELVCYRIAQESLTNVARHARANRVTLDLHTDVGQLTLRIVDDGVGGISDYGGGITGMRERALLVNGRFTVCTSPGGGTEVRLTVPLTPEHQR
- a CDS encoding response regulator; translation: MTAASPARIVLADDHALVRSGLRLILDAEPDLQVVAEAADGYETLAVLDHTPADLVILDIAMPRMTGLQAAREIHRAHPHLRILILSMYDNEQYFFEALKAGASGYVLKSVADRDLLEACRATLRGEPFLYPGAVTALIREFLHRTSQGEALPANLLTPREEEVLKLIAESYSAREIAKTLGISAKTVDRHRANVLKKLGLRDRLELTRYAIRVGLIEP
- a CDS encoding branched-chain amino acid aminotransferase, which codes for MTDAPLEFTLARNPNPASDEARDAVLANPGFGKYFTDHMVSITYDAGRGWHDAQVLPYGPIELDPSAVVLHYAQEIFEGLKAYRWPDGSIVSFRPQANAARMQASAHRLAMPELSEELFLASLRELIAVDEAWVPAAGGEAALYLRPFAIATESGLGVRPAKQYRYLVIASPAGAYFSGGITPVSVWLSTEYVRASPGGTGAAKFGGNYAASLLAQAQAAEQGCDQVVWLDATERRYVEEMGGMNLFFVLGSGGSARLVTPELSGSLLPGITRDSLLQLAVDAGFTVEERKIDVEEWRKGAASGEITEVFACGTAAVITPVSTVRYDGGEFTIGDGTPGEVTMALRDTLTGIQRGTFADTHGWMTRLG